The Alnus glutinosa chromosome 7, dhAlnGlut1.1, whole genome shotgun sequence genome includes a region encoding these proteins:
- the LOC133873218 gene encoding uncharacterized protein LOC133873218 — translation MGRDFGALVGAAHVDDPGFALEGSGGLLLLAMIIMSPSIISMLIFACADGISETPPRTRSSGFAAGGAGCKTAGGGSGRAWGGGGRPYVGVLYGGGGGGCAAGNFGGGGCAASNFGGSSVCGGGGC, via the coding sequence ATGGGGAGAGATTTTGGTGCTCTAGTTGGTGCTGCCCATGTTGATGATCCAGGTTTTGCATTGGAGGGCTCAGGTGGCCTACTTTTGCTCGCCATGATTATCATGTCCCCTTCAATTATATCAATGCTCATCTTTGCTTGTGCTGATGGTATCTCGGAAACACCTCCGCGAACTCGCAGCAGTGGTTTTGCAGCTGGAGGTGCCGGCTGCAAAACCGCTGGAGGTGGGAGTGGTCGTGCTTGGGGTGGAGGTGGTCGTCCTTATGTTGGAGTTCTCTAtggcggtggcggtggcggtTGTGCAGCTGGTAATTTTGGAGGTGGCGGTTGTGCAGCTAGTAATTTCGGAGGTAGTAGTGTTTGTGGAGGTGGTGGTTGTTGA